The Osmia bicornis bicornis unplaced genomic scaffold, iOsmBic2.1, whole genome shotgun sequence genome has a segment encoding these proteins:
- the LOC123989062 gene encoding uncharacterized protein LOC123989062: MILEVPSVLEFGGGCFSVLYKRITDVFSLFTMERTITTLQLEALAAFLKTEPGAMRQLGIVYVADVARVRRERAANRKNLEELWVEGVRRHCQNIDVFDLRYLFGYEIDPDWW, from the exons ATGATACTGGAAGTGCCGAgtgtcttagagtttggagggggatgtttctcagtgctttataaacgcatcaccgacgtgttttcgttatttacaaTGGAGCGCACAATAACGACATTGCAACTGGAGGCGTTGGCCGCATTTTTGAAAACGGAGC cGGGTGCAATGCGCCAATTAGGAATCGTATACGTGGCGGACGTAGCAAGAGTTCGTCGGGAGCGGGCGGCAAACAGGAAAAATCTGGAAGAGCTGTGGGTCGAAGGAGTGCGAAGGCACTGTCAAAACATCGACGTCTTCGACCTGCGATATCTATTCGGATATGAAATTGAT ccggattggtggTAG